Sequence from the Syngnathus acus chromosome 13, fSynAcu1.2, whole genome shotgun sequence genome:
gcaggccgattgagcactccaaattgcccataagtgtgagtgcgagtgcggagagttgtttgtctctgtgtgccctgcgattggctggcaatcggttcagggtgtcccctgactactgcctgatgactgctggaataggctccagcacgcccgtgacccccatggggacaagtTGTGTatataatggatggatggatggttgccTCTGAGATTGGCCTGCAACCAATTCAGGATTACCTCTCACCCGAAGTCAGCTGGTATAGGCTCCAGAACACCGGTAatcctaatgaggacaagcagtatagataaatggatgaatggattggGTTTATGGAATTtatgtttcttgtttttgtttatgttttgccttttgagGGCAACCATTATTCTGATGTGGCCCTCGacgaaaatgagtttgacaccttgaTGCTAGTGCATAGCTTGATTGATGCTGTCAGAGAAGCATTAACTTGACAATGTTCATTACCGTGGGGGCAATTTGCTCCATTCTAAATCAAGGTTGCTATAGTTGACAAAAAAACTAAtggaataattaaaaataaaacaggaaaaaacatttttgttgacaaaataaaataaaaacatttgtgttacaaaagaaaacttaTTGAAGCGACATCTTACCTTTATAACGTAACTAAAACTAACTACAGCCAAAAcgtctttcatttttgttttatacaaCCTCAGTTAATATCatgtatgacattttggaGTTCATTTTACATATTTACTTCAGTATTGCTGTGCATCCCCGTAGAGAAGAAAGTTCAAGCAGTTGTTTACTTtgaccttttaaaaaaagctttcactCATCTCAACAAATATTCACTGTATTAAAGAAAtcgttcagggtgtcccccgtcTTCTGCTCACGACCATCGTGAGGAGAGTGAGGAGTTCAGTAAATGGATGTGTGaattaaaactaaaattaaaagaaaatattttcaaaacaaataacaactAAGAAActttctttcaaaacaaaacgaaatAAAAACTATAACTATGATGAAACATCCCAAACTGTTAAAACCCTGTTATAAATACAGCAGAATTACCAAATGTATCAGACTAAAAGTCGCACCTCATATTTTTACAGTGCCGTTTTAAATCATGGCAATTTCTCTATATGGCAGAGGATGGTCACAAACCTGTTTACATTCTATTTTAATCTTGacttttcaaatattaaaactCTAAAATGTTTACATATTTAGTAATGCTGAATTTTTAGTAGCGGATAGATATCGCAAACAGTTTCGTCTAGTAACAAAGCCACGCTAATTCAATATTAAGGTAGGAATTAATGTTCTGTCAACAAGAGGCCAAAACTATAATGTTACATCTGTTACATTATTTGTCGAATTCAGGCGAGCTGGTCAATTTTATTTGGTGCAGCCCGAGGGATGACAGGAAGTTGGTGCTATGTTTAGCTGGCTGCTTTGTTGAGGATTCCTCCTTGGTTTCCTGCAGGTTTTAGCGTAAGAGTTGCAATGGAACCCAGCTGGAGTACGTTTTTATTTCAAGTAAGTAACACGGCACCTGTGCGTGTCTGAGAAAATGCATGCTAATCCTTGAACCATGCAAATGATGTTCGTCATGAAATTGTGTTTGTAATGCTTTTTGAAATTGAAGTAGAGTTTGCCCAGCAAAACAAAggtgttagcattagctttcTAGCTAGCTCATCCAGCAGCAAACTACTGTATCGAAGACGAAAGCTACATCTGTCTGGTGCACCGATTACCTAAATACCACCTCATTTAAGTAGGTTTAACGACACTGGACTTGAATCATTTTGGTATATTCAAAGGACgaatttatttgaaatctCCACTGCGCTACTGTTGCGCGCGCGCTAACTCAATAGCCCGAGCCATTGCTTTTCCATGTAGCCATGCTAAACGTGTCGGCTATTCGTTTAGCGCAGCAGGCTTCTTTTCTCCTGAGCACTGCAGCAATCTCCTTCACAGCCGACTAAACTGATTTCGGGCAGTGATTTAGTATCGTTAATGTGCGTACGCCCATGCAGGAGGCATTGTGTAAAGTGCGTTTACCACAAGTTAGCTGATTAAGGAAAGCAAAAGCGAGAGTCGGTAGCACGCGGATCCCTTGCGAAAAGCTGAACCACAACCATTGCAAACTTTCGGATGTTACCAGTGACCACAAACCGCAGGAGCATAGTCTTAATAGCAAGAGCGAACGCGAATCTCGTTTGTGAAGGCCATGACATCAAACGGAACGCTTTTCTGTAATATGAGatattgatgtttattcatcAAGACTCAAGTTATCAATAGAGACTTTTCGCAGGTTACGTTACAGATTGTTATAATGCAGAGAGGGAACTACTAAATTTGGCTAATTACACAAAATTTGCATTCCTTGCATTATCTTCTACGGACTTCTCTTGTCACTTGACATTGTCAGCTACCACACATTGTCAAAAAAGATGTGCAAAATATAGTACATAATTAGGTTTTTGACTTGCAGGTCTTCAAATTGTAGCATAGTTCGTGCACATCTAGAGTCCAAACTAATATAttgaaacttgtttttttgtttttaccacaTAGCTAGACTGCTGACTTCTAATCAAACAAAATGGGGAAATTGGCTGGCGTTAGTTATTGCTTTTGCACCCTCTGATTTCAAACCAAGTTTCACTTTGAAAGCCTTGTGAATATTTGGCTGCTGTTGTGGTTTCACTGCTCCGCAGAGCTGAGTGAGCTCGGTGCCGGCGTGATATCCCCTCATATGCGCTAGCATATTTGACGTGTTACTGTTCTCTCCCACAGACAGTTTCAttggacacaaacaacaaataactTGCACACGGGTAACAACGCAACCACCATCCTCTGTCATCTCATTTGGAAATCCAAAATGTCTCCACACGGCCGACCCGAATATGGCTGGGAGTGCTGCTCGTTTGGGTTTGTTCGTCATTGTCGTCAACTCGAGTGCTACATTCAAGTGCTCCTCGGAATTAGGATGTGGACGGCCAAACCGCGGTTAAGGATGACAGAAGGAGCAGTTGAACCAAAGTACTTTGAACTTTGGTTACGCCCCtaaaatatgtatgtgtgggtGTGTCCACAGTAATCCATCGCCACTTAGCGCTTCACCTTTCACCTACTTCGCGGGTTTATAAGTGACGGGAGAACGGTGTTTAAATACACGCTGATAGCATGGGTCGTGCCTCTGACCAATGTGCTACACTGAGGACAAGGAGGCTAGCTGCCGCGTATCTAGGAAAAAAGCACTGCCATCCAGGAGTCGGTACAGTGGCAATGAGCCCTGATAAAGCAGGCATGCCTCAGAGCAATGTGCTGGaggcgccggccggccgcacGCACCAGTGCTTCTTCCGGAGCCGGGACACGTGACAATATCACGTGTTTGTTCTTCTAATTACTGTAAAGGTACAATACATGCACAGAGCGGTGTGGGAATGGTTATTAAGGCAATGGGAAAGGTTTACGTAGCGTAAAAGTATTGGGGACGGTTTAAAAACCTTTAATATTGTGTACTGGACCACAATGCAACAGGCGATTCATGCGCAACCGTGACTCACTTTGGTTTAGCTATTGTCCCCCGGGTCAGTGTAGTGTGGTAATTCTGAAGGTAGGCACATTGCATTGTTTGGAAAGGATACACCACGCTTCTAAATGACTTGCAATACATCCATGCCCTCTCGCGGCCAACAAGAAACACCACGTGTTGAGAATTTCAATAGAATGGTGTTTAAATTTCTaaataatatatgtatatataaattgtttctacttcgcggatttcgatatacagtcaaacatctgttttcgaccacaatccgttccagaaggcggttcaaGAAGGGAATCGTCGAATtacgaatctatttttcccattacaaatactGGGGAAAATTTTAATCCATTCCAAGACGAAAataaacgccttttttaagcattttttcatttgtgcatttttgtccgattgcgctactgcagcgcaccaccgaacgcgcaaccgtagcgcaccgccgaccgtgcaactgcaccgcgctggtcgcattattgtgacagagccgtcgctgaaatttagaaaatatttttaaagtcctgatgtacttcccaaaatttaagtggagcTCATTGCGCAGgaagcttaatttggtccgatcgcgcaaccgcagcgctcactgtcgcattgctttaagagcgtcttggtgttttaggatggctttactgttcccacttgctttctttggaggcatgattaggggttaatacaatcctcaaagtaacgaaaatacaataacaatggagtcagtcggcatccgggccgcgctggcgggttttctcgggtcctctcgactcatctcgcgaggttcgacttCCGAAATTTGTtcaacaaccgaagcaaaaatctcatttgaattccgatttgttcgataatatatatatatatatatatatgtatatatgtatgtgtgtgtgtatatgtatgtgtgtatatatgtatatatgtatatgtatgtgtgtatatatgtatatatatgtgtatatatatgtatatgtatgtgtgtatatatgtatatatatgtgtatatatatatatgtgtatatgtgtatgtgtatatatatatatatatgtgtatatgtgtatgtgtatatatatatatatatatgtgtatatgtgtatatatatgtgtatgtatatatatatatatatatatatacatatatatatgtatatatatacatatatatatatgtatatatatatatatatatatatatatatatatatatacatatatatatatatatatatatatacatatatatatatgtatatatatatatatatatatatatatatatatatatacatatatatatatatatatatatatacatatatatatacatatatatatatatatatatacatatatatatatatatatatatatatatatatatatatatatatatacatacatatatatatatatatatatatatgtgtatatatatatatgtgtgtatgtgtatatatatatatgtgtatgtatatgtatatatacatgtgtatgtatgtgtgtgtgtgtatatgtatatatatgtatgtatatatatatgtatatatagatatacatatatatctatatatacatacatatatacatatatatagatatatatggcaaaatttcattgtttttgtcttatttgcTCCATTCCGGCATCTGCCATTGCTTTTGCTCTGACCACGGCCGTGGAACCGCTCACTGGGTGCTTATAGGAGACCAGTATCTATGAGGGTGTGGGGGATGCGCATTTAAGGTTGCATCTGTTTGGTCAGTGGGTAAACACTTAACACGTGCAACAATGCATGCAATACCATGTGAAAGTATTAATTTATCCCACGTTTTTGCACTGAGCAAATTGCATGGACCATTATCATGATGTGTTTTTCACTATACTGTATTGTGCAGCCCTTGGACAGCAATCATTGGACAGTGCTGATATGTTATTTTTTGGGGTAATTTTTCTCAAAAGAGGGATTTCATCCTACACAGCAAATTTGCATCAAAAGCATGAGAGGACTATGTTGAGAGTGCAGGCTTTGGTTTTCTCAGTCCTGTTTGAATATACTCGGACAATGGTAATTGCAGTAATGTTTCTTGTCAACATTCTGCTGTGTGGCAACTATAAAAGCAATTTGACAATGTGTGACAGCCCTGGACTCGCTCCGCCACGATAGCTGGGCCCCTTGTCCTAAGTAGGTATACGGGTGGCAGCTGAACGTTCTCCACCCAATTAATGTTGCAAGCGCATCAGGGTTGTACATAAAAGAACACAGTGGGGTAAAACTGAGCACATTGGGTCTCGCCCCCACCCCCTTAAACTGCATCTCCCCTGCTTGGCTGACCGTGTTGGGATGCTTGGCTGAACCTGAAAAGCCAAGGGTCAGCTCTTTAACCCTGCCCTATGGtaattacagaaaaaaacaagtctttCTCAATCACCACATTTTTGAGCAGTTGTATACCAGCTAGTTTGAATGTGAATTTCTTGTTTCattcttgcaaaaatattcataaaagcTCCCACCGTCTGTTCTGTCTATCCCACTGGGAATCTGCCATGACCAATTGGACAATGCCTGGCAGCAGCTGCAGACTTAAGATGTCCTCTGTACAGATTGTGTCAAAAGCTTGTGCTGAGCAATCTTGCAAGTGCTTTGTTTATTGTCTGTCAGCTTTGTTCCCGTGCTTTGGTTTggaaagttctttattttttttagcttgcatatatataatatatatatatatacactaccgttcaaaagtttggggtcacaaaattgtttgggtgaccccaaacttttgaacggtagtgtatatatttatttagataattatttatagattatatatataatcttctgtgtaaaaaatcgtataatatatatgtatacttatattcatagattatatataatcttatacaaatataaaatataatttataatatttaattcataatattttgttataatatttacactaccgttcaaaagtttggggtcacccaaacaattttgtgaccccaaacttttgaacggtagtgtatatatatattttttttctttaaattgcCATTCTGTTCCTCTGCATCATCACCTCACAATACACAAAAATCAATCCTCGCACCATGATTTTTGGAATTAACTTGTAATAGAAGAGAAATCGTATTAAAAATTTTCATCACATTTTCGTAACATCACAATTCATATGTATTATCACAGGGTagtgaaaaaacatttcatgttataaaattgtttaaaaatggcATTCTTGCTTGGCATTGGCTATGAGAAATTTTATGGTTTCCTGACCATTTTTTGAGCATTCTCTGCAGACACTTTAATGAGTTTGGATTAATTGTCCATCTacaccaggggtctcaaactcaattTACCTGGGGGCCACTGGAGGTGGAGTCTGGGGTGAGGCTGGGCcacattgtttgttttaggcTTGGATAAAgacttttaatattaataatgtaATGTCCAGCAcgcattatttgcttttacattgattCCTGTAGAAAACGTTGCTTCTACTTACAAACCCGGTCGTGGAATCAATTAAGTTCGTGAGTAGAGGTACCACCGTACAGGACTAACAGGGGACACTGCAATATTATTCACCTGATTCCACTTGGCAGCAGTGGTTTATTTTCTTCGTGCCCCAATCTCCTCTGTAATAAATCATTTCCAACTAATGTGCTCAATTTGGTCTGGTGAAACATGAAAATGTTTCGTGCTATTTTTGTTGATGAAGACTGAACACCCTTTGTCAGGATGATTGGTAACTGTGCACATCACCTATTTACCTTGATGATTGGATTCTGATACTTTTGTCAGTTGGATGCAAAAATCCTTGATGTTGTATTTTTACTCAAAAGCCATTCTCCTGCTCTGTTTTTCCCATTGTAGCAGGCTAACGAGGCACTCCACCACCAGCACCAATTAGCCGGGAACAGCCTCTTGCCGTTGCTCACTTCTGGATCAGAGCCGCCTGATCAGAAACCAGTGCTGCCCATAGTGTTGGATCAAAAACCACCAGTCAGCGCTGCAGAACTTCTCAAAGACAATGTGGCCAGTGGCACTGGGGCAGGAGGCGGTGGAGGACCTCCACTTGCTGTGGTCAAAAAAGAGCCTAAATCAAAGACGCCATTTATTTGTGGCTATTGCAACAAGGCTTTCCGGGACAGCTACCACCTGCGGCGGCACGAGTCATGCCACACCGGCATTAAGATGGTATCGCGGCCGAAGAAGACGCAAGCAGCTCCCACCATGGTGCCAATCATATCCACTTTACCTCGAGATAACAGTGGAAACCCTTCATACATTACTACTGTAGCTGGCATTTTGACAACAGCCACCACATCAACTGCGACAGGCACGAGTACCATGACCCCGATGCAACACCAACAGCAGCAGAACATCCCTAAGAAGCCCCCCAAACCTGTGAAAAAGAATCATGGCTGTGATATGTGTGGGAAGGCTTTTAGGGATGTCTATCACCTGAACCGCCACAAGTTGTCACACTCTGATGAAAAGCCATTTGAGTGTCCCATCTGTCATCAGAGGTTCAAGAGGAAGGATCGAATGACATATCATGCACGCTCCCATGATGGTGGTGTTCACAAGCCTTATATTTGTTCTGTATGTGGGAAAGGATTCTCCAGGTATGTAGTTATTTGTTTGTATAAATAAACATCCAAACACATTTGATCATATTAACCAAAAGGACAGCAAGTGCCAGTAAGAGTGTATGATTGtaacataccgtaattttcggactataaatcactccggagtacaagtcggatcagccataaaatgcccaaaaaagtgaaaaaaaaaaacatataggtcgctctggagtataagtcgcattttggggggcaatttattcgacaaaatccaacaccaagaacagtcatgaacgagcaacaacaggctaaacgataggtatgctaacgtgacataaacacaaacgaagagctgagaacggccctgacgtaacattcagagttatttaaaaaaaactattacataaataacacgttcataaaaccatctgtgtcactctaattcattaaatccatcgatcgtcctttgtcaacaatgtgtgcgcgccgctggcggcgcttgcacttcaaaatattccacaggcccatataacgatatataaattcgaaatcaaataactattatataagcaataatattatcaaaccatctgtgcactctaaatcatcaaatccatcgatcaaattcctcgtcctttgtcaacaacgccgcgcgtgagccctgacgtcagcctcgtcgttattccacagatctagtatataactatattgtagccttaacaaagtacaaggaaagacgtgggtttggtaaacggctctttatttaacaaaacaaacttccaggcgtgtggcggcgtggacttccagccacggaagtggaagagagatccatagaataggactgggcgtgcgtaaaagccatgaccgagccccatccaccgtccctggacagccacccggccgagcgccggccctcgacttccatccacggaggtgaaagagagctccctagagtaggaccgggcgtgcgtaaaagccatgtccgagccccatccaccgtccctggacagccacccggccgagcgccggcccccgacttcaatccacggaggtgaaagagagctccttagagtaggaccgggcgtgggtaaaagccataatcgtttttcaaaccttctgtgtcactctaaatccttaaatccttcaaactcttcgtccgccgtgtcacttagaaacaaagccgctaatgatgccggtagtacgtggggcccttcgtcatcttcgtcatcccgtgatcaatctttgtcctttatgtaaacaaccgccacgccgcgtcgcacTGCTGAcgtcaattgaaattcaaattacagtaatcccttgctacatcgctgttcgtttatcgcggtttcacttttttttgggggggggaaatgtttgaaaaaaaaacatatataagtcgctccttattataagtcaacaccccccccccccccaaactatgaaaaaaaccgcgacttgtagtccgaaaattacggtacatgagttttaatatccatccatccattatctgaaccgcttctCACGAGGGTCGCAGTTGTGCTGGAGCCTCTCCAAGCTGACTTTGGCAGTAGGTGGAGGACATCCTGagctggttgccagccaattgcagggcactcatagacaaacaagcatTGATACTCTCAATCACACCTCAGGACAATTTAgtggtcaatcggcctaccttgcatgtttttggaatgcggGAGGAGTCAGAGTATCCGAAGGAAATTCACATAGATTCTGGGAGAACATGCagactccacacaggaaggcccgAGCAGGAATTGAACCACGCACCTCTGTACTGTGAGgcgacgtgctaaccagtgcccaaGCGTGCCACCCCAGTTTTAATATAATacacagaaaaataggtacaagTAGAGAGATGAAACAATCTCAAAATTTCAGATCGCGCGCTATCGCGGCCAAAATAATATCACTTACACATACAACACAACAGTATAATTACAATTTTACGAAAATAAATTGTTTCATGCACgtagcaacaaaaaaattaaattaaaatgttcttaaaacaaaaaagaataaagagACCCATACtgaattttcaaattcaaaaacacatgaaatttatttaaaattactAAGATGAGAGTTTGGTCACATTTGATAATGGTGGGCATATGTTAAAACACTTAGCTAGGTTATTCTCCTTTTAATGAAAAAATTGAATAAGAAAATATTGAACAGTTATATATGTGAGCTACAAAATTATATCAAGTTTTTATTCCATCACGTTACTAGTGTCAATAAAATTGAACTCTGAACTAACAATTCACCAGACTAACTCATAAATTCAAACTGGCCATACCATACTTTATTCAGATTTTAACAGACAAACTGGTCAATTCAAGCACTGACAGTTGTTGGAAAAAGTTTACACACCCAGGTTCAAAttccaggttttttttttatgcaaatgcATGTGTCGATCCACAGAGTTGCTACTGTTTATTAAAACTGTAGATCACGTAATTGTTTTCAATGTCTCCATCATTCTGTGCAGGCCTGATCACCTAAGCTGTCACGTCAAGCATGTCCATTCCTCAGAGAGGCCTTTTAAGTGCCAAGTGACGGTAACTGATGTCAACACTACATATATCACATTTAACATGACATACATAATGGGCCTCTATACTATTAAAGCAATTGGATACACTTTTTCTTATTTCTTCGCCTGAGAAATTGTCCAAACGTTCAGACTTTTGTAGTGAACTGAAGTTTATTCGTTCTGACCACTTGCTCAGTTTAATTAGAGCTGTATTGGGAATTCACACAACTAGTCACCCAGATTCAATTTCCTTCCATTTAGCTTTGATTAGTTAGTTTTAATTCATCTTGATTTCTCTTGAATCAgttcacttttgtcattgtaCCATTGTTTTGCATATAATCAGCAGTGTTGAAATAGTCAAATGatgtacatatttattttgatgttaCTGATTATTAAACATAACTTGTTTAAGAGAAGTATGTTTTCTCCACtcaagaaatattttctttgcgTTTGAAATtatgaataatttatttttgtttattttaggcCTGTACGTCTGCCTTCGCTACCAAAGACCGTCTACGTTCTCACATGATCAGACATGAAGGCAAAGTCACCTGTAACATTTGTGGCAAAATGCTAAGTGCTGCCTACATCACAAGTCATCTCAAGACACATGGTCAAGCCAGCTTCAGCAACCAATGTCACAGTAAAGGTAGGCTGTTTCCAAATTTCACAATTCCATTATGACTTGACTCAGGATTGTGAATACACTCCAGTCACATGACGTGTATTTGCAGTGTCTCCACATTCTATATGGTCTTtgaaaaatatggaaaatatGCGCTTGTAACATAGATATTATGACAACAAAATGATCAATATTGGCATTCATGATGATATGCTACAactttataataaaattatCACATGTGGTTTCTTTTGTTccccccttccaaaaaaatgctgcagttgctgtgcTTTTCTACAACTATGTATTTGGTTAGATTTGTCCCTCAATATCATGCAAAAGAAGAGGGTATCTACTTTAATTCACTTGCAGTTCTCAAATGTAACACATAGGGGGGGGCATTGCGTagctgtaaaacaaaaaggacaagTCATAATGCTGCTTCCTCCTACTTTACCAGAGTCAGCCAGTGTGATTGCAGTTCTGATTTAAGTTGGATAAGATGCAGCCTGAAAACCATTGTAGTCAGTGGCAGTTTTTTTACATGGGTGGCCCAGAGCGGCATTTTTTATGTCACGTGGGGGGcggcacaagaaaaaaaaaatgttttgcgcCGCAAAGCGGTTTTCTATTAGTTGTCATATCACTGTGTGGGTAATTGACAATTTAGCACCCCCTTCAGCTGCAGGCTTGGCGAACTAGCTTGAGGCTAGTGAGGAATTTCCGTG
This genomic interval carries:
- the vezf1b gene encoding vascular endothelial zinc finger 1b isoform X3, whose protein sequence is MEPSWSTFLFQQANEALHHQHQLAGNSLLPLLTSGSEPPDQKPVLPIVLDQKPPVSAAELLKDNVASGTGAGGGGGPPLAVVKKEPKSKTPFICGYCNKAFRDSYHLRRHESCHTGIKMVSRPKKTQAAPTMVPIISTLPRDNSGNPSYITTVAGILTTATTSTATGTSTMTPMQHQQQQNIPKKPPKPVKKNHGCDMCGKAFRDVYHLNRHKLSHSDEKPFECPICHQRFKRKDRMTYHARSHDGGVHKPYICSVCGKGFSRPDHLSCHVKHVHSSERPFKCQVTACTSAFATKDRLRSHMIRHEGKVTCNICGKMLSAAYITSHLKTHGQASFSNQCHSKDANNVHNNSATTTPVTNSAAITSAMNRGGNASNPVTIAAQMNITTSTVNITNPVNLQHPVTITGPVNLASVNIPTTAHMNIAHPVAITTPMPMNITGPLNIAMRPMESMPFLSQVLPSSPPW
- the vezf1b gene encoding vascular endothelial zinc finger 1b isoform X1 is translated as MEPSWSTFLFQQANEALHHQHQLAGNSLLPLLTSGSEPPDQKPVLPIVLDQKPPVSAAELLKDNVASGTGAGGGGGPPLAVVKKEPKSKTPFICGYCNKAFRDSYHLRRHESCHTGIKMVSRPKKTQAAPTMVPIISTLPRDNSGNPSYITTVAGILTTATTSTATGTSTMTPMQHQQQQNIPKKPPKPVKKNHGCDMCGKAFRDVYHLNRHKLSHSDEKPFECPICHQRFKRKDRMTYHARSHDGGVHKPYICSVCGKGFSRPDHLSCHVKHVHSSERPFKCQVTACTSAFATKDRLRSHMIRHEGKVTCNICGKMLSAAYITSHLKTHGQASFSNQCHSKGISDWQWNHSGPRKGDLTVGEILNNSFQVLIDNFHKDANNVHNNSATTTPVTNSAAITSAMNRGGNASNPVTIAAQMNITTSTVNITNPVNLQHPVTITGPVNLASVNIPTTAHMNIAHPVAITTPMPMNITGPLNIAMRPMESMPFLSQVLPSSPPW
- the vezf1b gene encoding vascular endothelial zinc finger 1b isoform X2; this translates as MEPSWSTFLFQQANEALHHQHQLAGNSLLPLLTSGSEPPDQKPVLPIVLDQKPPVSAAELLKDNVASGTGAGGGGGPPLAVVKKEPKSKTPFICGYCNKAFRDSYHLRRHESCHTGIKMVSRPKKTQAAPTMVPIISTLPRDNSGNPSYITTVAGILTTATTSTATGTSTMTPMQHQQQQNIPKKPPKPVKKNHGCDMCGKAFRDVYHLNRHKLSHSDEKPFECPICHQRFKRKDRMTYHARSHDGGVHKPYICSVCGKGFSRPDHLSCHVKHVHSSERPFKCQVTACTSAFATKDRLRSHMIRHEGKVTCNICGKMLSAAYITSHLKTHGQASFSNQCHSKGISDWQWNHSGPRKDANNVHNNSATTTPVTNSAAITSAMNRGGNASNPVTIAAQMNITTSTVNITNPVNLQHPVTITGPVNLASVNIPTTAHMNIAHPVAITTPMPMNITGPLNIAMRPMESMPFLSQVLPSSPPW